The window ACGTAGTACACTGAGTTTTAAGAggtattatgattattattatcaAATGTAAAGGCAATgttgttaaatgaaaaataaccacaataaacagattatttgttAACATAATGATAGAAATCCTAAAATATCTTTTTAGCCATATTTTAGAACATAATTACTGAACAAGCATCTGTAGAGAAATCACTGGAATCTtaattagtgatgacgagaaaatccacttgtatagataaatatatgtaaaaacggctggtttgggttgagaaaatttttttatgcagaggagcctgacgatgaccgaagaaggtcgaaacgttgttcgctctactgcataaaaatttttctcaacgtaaaccagccatttttacatatatattttactggaATATTCAGTGTTAATGTACATTACTGACTAATAAAGTCACTTATAAGTCAAAGTTACGATTCTTGAGCCTTAGTATACTGTACGTTTGCACTTAcaagtttgaatgtttttaaatacaaacggAAATGTTCATTAATAAATCAAAGACCGTTATACacaaatacttttttcttatatttattcacatttttatatGTACCTTGTTCTCTTTATATCCACTTATGTTGAAATGGTTATGTAACATGATTGTAATTTCCACATTATTTGCGCTACTACTACAGTTGTGTGtatgtaactttatttattttcgcTGTCATCTACGTTTTCTTCTACCGCCGTTTACCATTCTATAATCCTTGTTGTGGCTGATCAGTTGTCGGGAATTACTTTTTAGTagtatatattaaagtatatggGTATGTTAAGCTAAGGAGTCTTCTACAAtagatgtctgtgacttgttagcgataaattCGACAATTAACAAACGGCATGCGCtccactttttttaaataaatgaaatatattagaaACAAGCTGGAtgtatatatgaaattattttcattgtgaagatcatagttgtatcttaaacGCTATACAATTCTCTTTTTCTTGTCAAAGTCAATTTACGCCAGTGCAATTGCTTTAGGGTTCAGTTTACAcacctattttttttttattatatatatcaatatattgcAATAGTATGGTTTATAATTCACTTATGTTGTTACGTGAGTTAACACACTTGTATCATGTATTTCGAATAATGGTCTACTTTTTCGTAAACGTCTACACGGACGGGTTCAATTAGCTTTGTAGTGTGTTACGTGAGTTAACACACTTGTATCATGTATTTCGAATAATGGTCTACTTTTTCGTAAACGTCTACACGGACGGGTTCAATTAGCTTTGTACACCttttgacaagataaattattctccTGATCTcttgcacagatagtcctcgtgtagctttgcacgaacttctaaaacaaacaaagcttatctctttcaaactattaatctcaCTTTAACATATTATTCAACAGGCCTTTCACTCCTACAATGGTTAACTTTGcattttctaacttttcttcAGCCGAACTCTCTTTCTCGTGACTTTATATTCTATTCTCTCCTTTGCGCTTGtctggttttgtgtgtgtgttttcctatatcaaagccacatcgggctatctgctgtgtctaccgacgggaatcgaaccccttattttagcgttgtaaatcgctGTCTGGTTGCAGCTATATATGTATCTGTCATTTAGGCCTTCCAGAAATCTCTATAGCCTCGACATCGATGAATtacaacacacaaaatatataaattaataatactactTACATTAAGcacttttttatttatctgaCATAGAGCATGAACTAAATAAAAGCTTATAAGATCTCTAAATTGAAAATcactctaaataaaaaaatctatgaaATCTCAAAATCTACCTGACAAGGTTTGGCTTTTAAACACcaaaatacaataacatgaaCAGAAAGTAGGTTGTTCACTGCATACAACTAGTACAACTGACCTGGAACAATATATGTTCCATGTATAAAGAATACATGGAAGCATAAAGCATACAAGCATAAAGAATGGAGAAGCCTGTGGCCATTGCATAATTCACTGACAGTGAAACAgttatctattttataacatCACATATGAAATCCcagctgtttttttttacaataaaacaagaaTGAATCCGTAAATTAGGTCGCTTGTGTAATGAAAATAGGGAAATGTTGCTTACTTGAGCAAGGCTCTGGCTCAAAACTGAACTGTAACAATATATAAGTTAGAAAAACTACATACTAAATGGTATTGGGGTAGTAAACACATGGTACCAATCTCTACAACATGCGTATCTcagcatttttatttaaaaattcaaactaCAATGTTAATATGAAGTAAGTATAAGTAAAATCCAAACATACTTTAAACTACTTGTCGGCATTTTGTTAAATTCTTGAGTAACAAAACGTTAAGgggaaataatgttttaatagtaattagtatttaataatataaaattaattgcaacataaaattttatatctaaatCAAATTGCACTATGTAATTAGTGTTACGTCTTAAGGCACAACATgctttttttattgtaaagcatataacaaatgaatattatttcaCTGCCTAacgtggcccagcatggtcaggtgggttgaggtgttcgactcgtaatctgagggtcgcgagttcgaatccccgtcgcaccaaacatgctcgcccattcagccgtggggacgctataatgtgacggtcaatcacactatccgtcggcaaaagagtagcccaagagttaacggtgggtggtgatgactagctgcctttcctctagtcttacactgctaaattatggataactatcgcagctagccctcgtgtagctttgcgcgaaaattcaaaaaacaaacaaacactgcctAACTGAATTTATATAGCATTCATTGGCTGAGtgagaattttatatttttcctaGTTCATTTTACCTTCCAGTGTGAATTCATTTAACTCGCTATTTTCCTGTTATTGAGATCTGTTTAACATGATATTcgttttttttctcttgaaaaatatTGGCATGTTGTCATTACAAGGTACAAACAACTCAAGCTTTCTTACAATTCTACTCCTCCACTATATGGTTACAAACGTAGACACTTACCTGCTGTTAACACCTTACCTTACCTTAGCTATTTCTCATAAAGCTttgtaattaacaataaaagaTTATCAACAATTGTTTACTATAAGAACATAAAAAGGTTATATTGTAATTGCACATCTTGTCTCACTCAGTACAGTTTACAGTAATTTAGTATAAGTTCACTATAATTTGTATTCTAAGTTTTGACATTTTGATTTCACATTCagaagtttttgttttcctttgattttgaaatttgtatgtttttgataAAGTCCAATTCCTTAGTTATATAACTTGTAAAACGAGATTTATACctacattaaattattaatttgaatatCAATAGATTCTTGCTTTCCTCTTTATCTCagtaatgaaacttttgcaaactCTCttcccacatgatcaacataaaaacaaattacagctcTTGCATCTTACTTACAATATTGTCTAattctcttctagtgtctcctTTTTGTaactggtcttcaactagacattctaaagcttccaaaatcttaaaagaaatacttcaaaattgctgttgttgccatagaATGTGCTTCCCATCTTgtatcagagagggattttaacacacttttatttccaagacaagctttaagaattttccactgcctggttgaggctgaaaaaatgtatagagcaaatacattgtagagaaaaaattaactgccaTTTGACAGCAGTCAgcctaccagatttagtgaacGGGCTAAACAGGGCACATgtatggcaaacttattttcttctaaaatcgtTTTCTGCATCCCCTTATAACGATCAGACATGTTGTAGCATTGTCATAAGACTGAGCCTTAcactttgaaaaattaaatttgcaaacttcacgtaagtactgcaatacctggtttgccatttcctcaccggtatggcttttcagttccagaaaggttaaaaagcgttcaataggctgcccatcttttaagtatcgaagtacaacacttaactgatctatatgtgacaGATGTGGCGTCGAGTTAACtcacaagctaaaataaccagaagaatttacttcatcaacaataaACGCGTGGACCTTCTGAACCATTGGTTCAACGAGTTCTTCACAGATGGTTTTATACAAGTAAGAAGGATCTCCTTTTCCGTaatttccatatttcgaaatgtgTCCTGCTAAGAATgaatcaaactgacttatgagctcaagcagcCCTAAAAATTCCAATTCTGAGTGAGTCAACCTTTTCATCTGTTCTTCGAAGAGCCAGACCACGTTTAGCTAACGtacgaataacagctattacacgctCCAAAACATGTTACCAGTAATTGCacctttctttaatttgtttctccaactcttgtcgcaagcctaaaccttgtctgcgagttaagtatgttagcataCAGTCTCGGTGAGTAATGCTTCTTTCATGATggtcaattacaatagtattccGCCAatcactgaacccttctcttttAATAAAACGCGAGAAAAATTTAGGGgcaaaaaatttacaaacaaagcagtaaactgacCTTGTTaatggtgaatacaataaccactctctcttgtattgctcaccaatggcttttaccccaaagaaagGTTTTTGCGAACAGTATCTCGTTGGTTTACCACTACTGAAAGTCAGGCAATATttgccaaatggcccattgtAGTATTGACAGTCAATGGATCccacaagcaatccaataagccaatcatcagcagagaaatcgagccacaatcctggatcttttgctttagtttcttcatcttttgtagactgaagcattttaccatagtccagtagaattatttcaacttcagactgtcttgaAGAGCagcttgcatcaacattaacactagaaaTATGAGGAGAATTTACAGGAACAGTAAGATCAGTTTTGAGACTTGTGCCAATTGAGCCAGCCTGTAACACCTCAACGTCATTATGATGTTCTGACCTTAAAGTTCACAAACtggtaacactgcacaacaaagtttttgcttcttgaacactgttggatgttcccTACATATTTTTGgttgctgatcacaaaaatcacatccaaatttgcccatcacgtaccgtttcatcgaaatctttagttttgtcatgttttttcttatatttgtgtccaaaaattttcgtttctgtaagagacctatgaacaatgttttgtgcagcctgggcatgtccaggcatgaaattaggccaggttggaagctgttctgtggatgTATGCAGCGTGGGAATGCCTGGacaggccggagccagcttgacactgtctcagcaggctataaaagtggcttgtatacacagatgctgctcattggattaatatagacgtattgtttcagaatatagcattgcctcagtagcattgtaacaagtaagttagatgttatagacgttttacaggacgattggtgtcggtcaatatgtcccgtcaatgtcgtaacagtcgcaatacattctgctatatttatggcgagtatacgcttgttcatcagagacgctcaatgaatGCTCTTGtaaagaaagcatatcatctgtacttcggctgtaaaattggtgatcaagaccaggaatgagCACCTCAcgtttgttgtgcgacatgtgctgtctgtctgagagcttggctcagaggcactcgaaagacaatgctgTTTGCTggcccgatgatatggcgagaacaaaaagaccatgtgacggactgttacttctatatgactgtgtctggtttctctgacaaaaacaagaagtcattTGAATatcctaatctgccttcagcaatgaaaCCCGTGCCAcctgacgacagtcttccaattccgaaaccaccagaggaatggaccttagacgaatcagatgaagaaactgtaatgcagggaactggcagtaacattgaaccgtgctcctcaagcgatccacatctcataataCAGttagaattaaacgatctggtcagaaatttgggtctgtcaaaagcaaaagccgaattcctaggttcgagactgcaggaatggtgtttgctgtcaccaggtacgaaaatttttgtatttcaaagccgccaagatgatataaccaaattctttgcacaagttgacatcgaaggattgttctctgttttgggttgtgaccatgacccgcaagagtgacgtctctttattgattcatcaatgttaagcccaaaagctgttctgttacacaatgacaacgttcacccttcaataccagTTGgttatgcagcacacatgaaagaaacctacgagaacatggagatgttgctgaagcacatccagtacagcaagtagaactggaatatctgtggagatctgaaagtcgttgctctgttattGGGATCTCTGCatctcggctatacaaagtactgttgtttcatctgtgaatgggacaatcgtgccaaagagtcacatgattctagacagagctggccactctgtaaaaagttagttccaggacagaaaaatgtggcgcatgaactgCTTGTTTACCCGGCAAAGaattttttgcctcctcttcatataaaattgggacttatgaagaatttcgtgaaagcaatgaacaaacaaggcaaaggttttcgttatttaagacagatgttcccaagaataactgaagccaagatcaaagagggcatttttgttggacctcagatcagacatgttatgagtgacaagcggttcgatagatctgttagttgggccggaaaagattgcctggaaagccttcaaagacgttgttgacaattttcttggcaattacagagccccacattacatccagctggtagacaaacttctcaaagcatacaaaacaatgaagtgcaacgcgtcactcaagattcatttcctccactcacacttggactttttcccccgcaaatctcggtgctgtcagtgacgaacacggtgaaaggtttcaccaggacattgctacaatggaaaaacgatatcagggcaactggaatccgtcaatgcttgctgactactttggacactgcaacgtgatgcaccggacattgaatacaaacgaaaatcaggagcaaaatacttttaattatgttggacttaataatgtattaaaaacataaacgcaattaaatacgttattactggtaaacagttaactgtctatttctcaaagttcctacatgataaagcaaaaccaaaactatatttgtgcatacccaccaggtacctgccacaatcagcaaaaacttttcaggaagccaaacttttcaaaacaattgttgtgcagtgtataaTTGTAGGTGTGGaacttggttcaacttcaatcttgtaaGAGTCAGATGCAGAATAATTGACTTCTGATGGCAGAGATGGTTTTTGATTTGAAAGATCATGCTGcgtaagttgagtgaaaaaaattAGCTTTCCAatcttggccactaaatccaaagccttttgttgttgtttttttcttgccagttttctcttttggGCACCACTTAAATGAACACATTTCATCTTGCAgcctgaaaaatacagaaacaaaaataaaaaacaaaataatatggaccatatatagttaaaatgattacaaaaacactgaaattcataaagaaaaacgttggtaagacagtcaaacGTACTAAACTCTAGGTCTATATTTAGACAAtgattgtcagaaagttatcctaggaCCAAGGTCCAacagcacataaacatgaattcttAAATACCTTTActgatttgctgcattctgattggttgaaaaccattcgaGACTGGCTTCAATTCTATTTTAGGAGAATTAGTTTTaggtcattgcaaaagtttcattaaggttgttgctatggtaGCTGTATGCAAAAAGCAATGCCAatggtaatatgcaaatccattgtgaaacaaaagtattccaaaacaatttgtgatcaataACACATACTGTAGTGGCCTATATACACAATAATCATTatgtactggtacacatacaaaacatataatcaattgtaaactgtactgcacattgaaTTACTAAATACTAATTAAATATCTGAATAATGAGTTGTAACTTCAACTTTAAGCTCCGTTTTGACCTGGAGACTTcagatgagccaacaaaccatacatcaacaaaattggcatgtctgaaactttatctgcatgtctcgatgcgaaggcaaattcaaaacgacggcCTCAAATTGGAAACAGTCAACTTCTTTATCCAGACTAAagtagcgtttccagtgtacATACACTAAattacagggtggcccgtaagtccataCTCATCCaatcatgttatattcaattacgcatgtattatactTTTTGTCAGAGAAATAGGGCCgatttaagcccatttacacttggcGTCGCTTAATATTATGCatcgagaatgagggacagcacacagatacactggatacataagatatatggatgggtagggacttacgggtcacCCTGTAGTTACggtatttaggcctaacgttattgtcactcagttctcAAATAACCacaataacgttaggcctaatgctaGTACAATGCAttaacgttaagcctagtactcagtactaaccttactcacatgaacttgttcaattcatgcactttttcagacaatccGAAAGAGATTTTGTTAATTTGTCGGTTCTTTACAGTATCTCTGTATGCCCACGGTGCCACAGCACTGTACTAGTAGTATAGTGCATACATAAGAACGTTAAGAATCATGTTGTCGTGCATATCGAAAtcttacgcaatttgacctaaaaggtcgaattatcgcctttagactgcTCTGACCAGTCAATTGTTTTctcagcttttcagaaatgtaacagAACATATACTGATTTGAATTTACAatcgcaaaatagttgaattacacctaaaagtttgTTGTCGTTGTCTCTGTTTCTGTGTCGGATTATCCGTTCATCTCataaaaaaatatcaccagagggcTGGAGTAGAGCATTATGATGTCAGAATAAGATCAAGGAAGAAGTAAGGgtctaaaaatggcatatttgacaaaattttgttctCTATTTATGAATGGGGATAAAAACAAAGGTGCCCGGTcttaaataacatttacaaaacatacatgaaTTATGCAGTGctaacgcaaataaaactaaaacaaacgagacaataacccaaatataacgtacgaaaacagaagccgaaaaatacataaaactaaccacgtctctgtacacatctgtcaccatttcgtttgacttatatTTCTTTAGTATTATACTCTTGTTTTTCTGTAAATGTCACTGATTaaagcagaaaaacaaaacagtttcactGCCTATAActtcttataaatagccacaatagaagaaattattttaaaaatattttatggtcagacatcataacatacgatcatcttttacctgaagttttatcaacattttgtccAACTCTTTACAGTAATCGTTCGCAAATCAATGACTTCgtacttcagatacatagtttagtagtttcttgaaactttagtcactcgccgagccaaagaaaacgttttttaacaatgcagagtaaagtcgaacacggcagataagggcaattacaaaaaaatcgactaaagttgagtgttgcaGTAAAAGAGTTAAGGGTATGATAGCTAGGGGAAAAACTCTGTGGTGCCCCTCTTCCCTTGGTGCTCTAACcacgtgcttattttgcttaattgTTAACCCAGGGCTGCCGAAACGAGGCCTTATAAGTGACCTATACAGTGAAGTATTAATATTCCTTatcttgtattcagtatttctatcAAAGGTAatgaaactgtaattataattttaaagaatttaagTGTTCACTAccaaaaaataatgttgaattgACAAGTAATTGCCTTGTTTTCTGTCATACTGGTTAGAATAACATTTTATCTAAAcatcttttataatatataaatgctacatgtgtttaaacacaaaaaataaaacattttgaaacaatataaaaaagagAGGATACCTAAACAATAACTTatttacatacactgctggccaaaatcttaaggccaatgaacataaagaaaaaatatgcattttgcattgttggactcaaccacttatttgagtagatctttgagagattaaaataagaaaagggaacataaaagtaaaaaactttttttagcatttaattgggaaaatgtaaacactatgaaatttgcctaaatactagctggtcaaaagtttaagaccataccaaaaagaagtcctaaacagggtaggaaatgcccaacaagaggtctgagtagtgagttgcacggccgtcattgcgaataactgcaaacattcactttggcatggtcgatataagcgtttgcagaaggctagctggaatgtcattccaaatggtgaagatggcttcaaaaagatcatgcattgttcgaaattgacgtccatttctttAGACTTCCCTTACCATTcaccaccaaacattttcaatggggttcagttcgggcgaacacgctggatggtccaaaagaatcacgttattcgccatgaaaaagtcctttgtcctgaaggcactgtggattgcagcgttgtcctgccgaaaaatccaatcatttccacacaagcgaaagtcttcagtcaataagaatgctctctccaacataccaatgtagccagctgctgtttgacgcccctgtataacctgaaactccattgttccatggaaggagaaagcaccccagatcatgatggaaccttctccactgtgtcgtgtagaaaatttctccagtgggatatccttatcgtgtcagtaacattggaagccatctgtaccatgcaggttaaattttttctcataagagaacaaaaccttcctccacttttctacatcccatgtttggtgctcctcagcaaagtttaactgagctgtttcgtgttGTGGAATGAGGCGTGGCCTTTGGAGATGTTtccagtttttaaagcctttctctcatagatgccatcttattgttcttgagctacattctctgtccataagggccttaatctggttcaaaaattggctggtgtcttgctggacaacctgtcgaatccgcCTGCTCAAAGCCGATGAAAtattcttgggccgaccacttgaaattcttgttccgtatccctcaggatcttttaagaaatttgcaacagcagttttactatgcctaatctcaccagcgatcGCACGTTGAatgagaccttgcttttgcagttcgacaattttgccacg of the Tachypleus tridentatus isolate NWPU-2018 chromosome 13, ASM421037v1, whole genome shotgun sequence genome contains:
- the LOC143241113 gene encoding uncharacterized protein LOC143241113 — its product is MNKEVLLASEIFDSPGPGKGCKMKCVHLSGAQKRKLARKKQQQKALDLVAKIGKLIFFTQLTQHDLSNQKPSLPSEVNYSASDSYKIEVEPSSTPTIIHCTTIVLKSLAS